CCGCTAAAATCAGAACTGCATTATGGCTACTACTCGCTCTAAGAAAGGCTTGCAATTCGGACGTCGCTTTACCCAAGAAGGCGTTAGTCCGTACGACCAGTTTGAATACGATTACAGAGATTCTGTGATTAAAAATCCAAATGGTGAAAAAGTATTTGAAATGAACAACGTGGAGGTTCCTAAACAATGGAGCCAGATCGCCACCGATATCCTTGCCCAGAAATATTTCCGCAAGGCCGGTGTTCCGCAACCCGATGGTTCAGTGGGAAGAGAAACGAGCGTGAAGCAAGTAGCACACCGTATGGCACATTGTTGGCGCGTATGGGGAGAGCGTTATGGTTATTTCGCTTCTGAAAAAGATGCCCAAATATTTTATGATGAATTGGTATACAGCATCCTGAATCAGGCATGCGTACCCAACTCACCTCAGTGGTTCAATACCGGATTACATGAAGTGTATGGTATTACCGGAAAACCACAAGGTCACTATTATGTAGATGCTAAAGACGGTAAACTGAAAAAGTCTACCAACGCATATGAGCGCCCACAGCCGCATGCCTGTTTCATTCTGAGCGTGAGCGACGACTTAGTGAACGAAGGTGGTATCATGGATCTGTGGACACGCGAGGCCCGCATTTTCAAATATGGTTCTGGTGTGGGTACCAACTTTTCACAAATTCGTGGTAGCGGAGAAAAACTGAGCGGTGGCGGTACTTCAAGCGGATTGATGAGTTTCCTGAAGATCGGAGACCGCGCAGCTGGCGCTATCAAAAGCGGTGGAACAACACGTCGCGCTGCCAAAATGGTGTGTCTGGATCTGGATCACCCAGAGATCATGGACTTCATCAACTGGAAAGTAGAAGAAGAGAAAAAAGTAGCTGCCCTGGTAGCTGCCGGTTATGACAATAGTTATGAAGGAGAAGCATACGCAACTGTATCCGGACAAAATTCCAATAACTCAGTTCGTATCCCTAATAGTTTCTTCAAAGCATTGGAAGAAGATGGTGATTGGGAATTGAAAGCCCGTACCGATGGTCGTACCATGAAAAAGATCCCTGCCCGTGAAGTATGGGATAAGATCGCTTATGCTGCATGGCGTTGTGCGGATCCGGGTACACAGTATGATACAACCATCAACGAATGGCATACCTGTCCAAAAGGCGGTCGTATCAATGCATCTAACCCTTGTTCAGAGTACATGTTCCTGGACAATACTGCTTGTAACCTAGCTTCTATCAACCTGCGTAAGTTTCATGATGATGATACCAATGTATTTGATGTAGAAGGATTTGAATATACTACCCGCTTATGGACCACCGTACTGGAGATCTCTGTATTGATGGCTCAGTTCCCTTCAAAAGAAGTGGCACAGCTGTCTTACGATTACCGTACACTGGGTCTTGGCTTCGCGAACCTCGGTTCTATGTTGATGGTAAGCGGTATTGCTTATGACAGCGAAGAAGCTCGCGGTATTGCTGGTGCGATCTCTGCGATCATGACCGGTGTGGCTTATAAAACCTCTGCAGAAATGGCTTCTTTCCTTGGTGCTTTTGACAAGTACGAAGAAAATAAAGAAGACATGTTGCGTGTTATGCGCAATCACCGTGCAGCTGCTTATGATGCTGAAGATGCATATGTTGGATTGGAGATCAAACCACAAGGTATCAAAGCAAAATATTGTCCTGATTACCTGTTGAAAGCTGCTACCAAAGCATGGGATGATGCAGTACAATTGGGTGAGCAATATGGTTATCGCAATGCGCAAACTACCGTGATCGCTCCAACAGGAACCATTGGATTGGTTATGGATTGCGATACTACCGGTGTTGAACCTGATTTCGCATTAGTGAAATTCAAGAAATTATCCGGTGGTGGTTATTTCAAGATCATCAACCAGTCTGTACCTCAGGCCTTAAAGAATTTAGGTTATAATGAATCAGAAGCCACTGCTATTGAAAAATATGCTGTAGGTGCCGCTTCTTTTGAAGGTGCTCCTTTCATCAACAATGAAACCCTTGCTGCTAAAGGATTTACAGCCGATGAGATCGCTAAGTTGAATGGCGCTGCTAAATCTGCTTTTGAGATCGGATTCATCTTCAACCGCTTTACACTGGGAGATGAGTGCATGCAGCGTTTAGGATTTAAAGAAGAGCAATATGCTGATTGGAGCTTCAACCTCTTGGAAGCATTAGGCTTCACTGAAGATCAAATCGATGCTGCCAATGATTATGTATGCGGTACCATGACCATCGAAGGTGCTCCATACCTGAAAGATGAACATTTGCCTGTATTTGATTGTGCCAATAAATGTGGTAAAAAAGGAGAGCGTTATATCCATGCTTACGGACACATCCGTATGATGGGTGCTTGTCAGCCTTTCTTGAGTGGTGCGATCTCTAAGACCATCAACCTGCCTCATGAAGCATCAGTAGAGGAAATCGCTGATTGTTATATGCTGAGCTGGAAGTTGGGTCTGAAAGCAAATGCATTGTACCGTGATGGTTCTAAGCTGAGTCAGCCATTGAGCAATAAGTCTGATAAGAAGAAGAAAGAAGAAGATACTTCAAGCGATAAGGTGCAAGCTGCCAATGAAGAAACACCTGCTATTGAAACAGGTTCTAATATCGTTGACCTGAGTCAATTGACTGTGGATGAGTTATTGGAAGAAGTACAGAAGCGCATGAACGCGTCTACTGATACGAAGTTGAAGCGTCAGTTGTCAACCATCGTTGAGAAAAAATCATTGCCTGCTAAGCGTCGTGGTTTCACACAGAAAGCAAAGATCGGCGGACAAGTGATCTTCTTACGTACCGGTGAATATGCAGACGGAACATTGGGTGAGATCTTCATCGATCTTGCTAAAGAAGGTTCAACCCTTCGCAGCTTTATGAACTGCTTCGCGATCGCTGTTTCTGTAGGCTTACAATATGGTGTGCCACTGGAAGAGTTTGTAGAGAAGTTTGTATTCACCAAGTTTGAACCATCCGGTATGGTAGACCATCCGAATATCAAGACCACTACTTCACTGGTAGACTTTGTATTCCGAGCATTGGCTTACGAATACCTAGGAAGAACAGACCTGGTACATGTACTGGATCGTCCAACGATCGGTAATACCGGTGAAGATGATGGCGATGCTACATTATTGGGAAAGCCTGAATTGAGCAGTGTTCGTGTAACCGCTCCTTCGGCAAATACCACTCCTGCTGCACAACCTCAAAAATTACAGCGCGCAACAGCATCTGTAAAAGCAGAGAACAGCGGAATGGATGCAGTGAATGCAGCAGCGAAGAACATGCAAAGTGATGCTCCTGCTTGTAACACTTGCGGACATATCACCATTCGCTCGGGTACTTGTTACAAGTGCTTGAACTGTGGTAATAGCATGGGCTGTAGCTAGTAGTTAACATGAAATTGTTAGTAAATACAATGAGAAACCGCTTCCTTTTAAGGGGCGGTTTTTTTATTGTTACACCACCTACGCATCATACCAAGTGGGCTCCTGCTCAGTCGTAAATCACGATGAAGGAATGCTCTTTTTTATTTATCATACCATTTGTAAGGCACTCTGAAATCCTTCGTCTATCGCACAAATCGCCATAGATGAAAGTTTTCATTACGCTTCTTTCCCTATCCATCTTAGTAATATCCTGCACTAAGGAAAGTGAAAAACTTAGAGCAGCATTGCAAAACAACAATACACCCATCACCATGTCATCGCCTGCGTTAAAAAGAGGGACATTTAGTCCTACCGCAGGTATTCAAGTGATGGGAGTAGCAAAGATCATTCAAGCATCAGGTGCATTACAAGTTCAGCTAGATAGTTTCTCCGTGAGCTCCGGTCCGGATTTAAAAGTGTATTTATCACAAGCAGCTACGCCCGGCAATCATTTGAACTTGGGCAACCTGAAATCAAATAGTGGAACACAATCTTACAATATACCCACAGGTACCAATGTATCCGATTATTCATTTGTGCTGATACACTGTCAGCAATACAATCATCTCTTTAGTTATGCGAAACTTCAGTAAACATTTATTTCTTTTTATTACTGGTTCATGGTTAACGATTATAAGTGCTCAGCCATTTGCACAAGGTTGCAGTGATGCAGGTTTTTGTACGATACCCATTCGTCCGGCAGCAGCTGATAAGAATAGTTTTCGTTCTGAGTTTTCTTATTTGAGAGGAGAAGAAGATACACATCTGTGGGCGGTATCATTGTCTTATTCCAGACAGGTTTCCAAGCAATGGCAGTGGGATCATAAACTCGTAGCTACTCATGTGAATGGTGGCTATGGTACTGTATCGAATTTGAGTGACATATATTCAACGGTTCGGTATAGTATCAAAACAGGAAAAGGTAAACAGATGCACATATTGGGTGGAGTGAAAATCCCTTTCAATCAATCTAACCTAAAGATTCGCAATATTTCCTTACCGATGGTTTACCAGACTAGCTTAGGTACATATGATCTGATATTGGGAACCGCATTTACAACGGGCAAACTGGATATGAATTTAGCCGTGCAATTACCCGTCATACAATCCAATAGAAATAGCTTTTTTAAAGATCTTGCACCCATACCTGGTGAATTTCCTTCCACCAATCTTTTTCGAAGAAAAGCAGACGTATTATGGCGTGTAGGTTTGCCCATCAAATCAAAATCTGGTAAATGGAGGTTTGATCCGAATTTATTGGCCATTTATCATTTGGGAGAGGATAGTTATGAGAATCGCATGGGAGACAGACAAAATATCCCGGGTTCAGCCGGTCTGACTTTGAATGGGAACCTTCAGGCAACTCATCAGCTCAATGCACACCGATATCTTCAATTCAGTATAGCTTCCCCATTTATTGTAAGGAACAATAGGCCCGATGGTTTGACCCGATCATTAGTGATATCTGTATCGTATGGCTTTGGTTGGTGAATACAGAGATACAGTATCTTCGGGAAAACAGCCTGATGCATTTTTTATTTTCTTATGGAACCCTTCAGAAACCTAAGGTTCAACTGGAATCTTTCGGACGTTTATTGGAAGGCCACCCAGATACATTGATGGGTTATAGGATCCAGCAATTAGAGATCACCGATGAAGCTGTATTGGCTACCAGTGAACAATTGTTTCACCCCATTGCAGTTCCCGCAAACCATTCAGCAGATAGTATCGACGGGATGGTATTTGAAATTACACAGGCAGAATTAGAACGGGCAGATGCTTATGAAGTAGATGCTTATGAGCGTGTGTTGGTCACTTTATTGTCAGGAAAAAATGCATGGGTATATATTCAGCGATCATAATCGTATTTCAAATCATCTTTTCTTTATATTGAGGTGAATTCACCACCATATTTTTTTCAATTACAACTTAGGAAATGGCATCAAAACCTATTTCAGAAATGACAACTGAGGAGTTGCAAAAAACTGATAAATCGTTAAAACTTGCAATTCAAATCATGGGAGTGGTTATTGTGCTGATGACAGCATCTGCCATTTACATTTTTACCCAAAAAGGGTTTAGTGCAACAACCGTTCTTCCAATTGTATTTCTTCCTTTGTTTACTATGAATATAGCCAACAGGAAAAAGATAAAAGCAGAATTACTATCAAGAAACAATCAATAACTTCATTCTCAAATTTTCAAACCTGCCTGTCGGTAGACAGGTTTTCAAATTTCCATGGGAGATCTCCAAATTAAAAAACAACCTAAGAAATACGATGCTGTGATCGTAGGTTCTGGTGCTGGTGGCGGTATGGCTGCATATGTATTGGCCAATGCCGGATTAAAAGTTTGTTTATTGGAAGCAGGTGCAGATTATGACCCTGCAAAACATTCATCTCAACTAAAAAATCCATGGGAGTCGCCACGCAGAGGAGCGAGTACCAAGTTTCGTCCATTCGGTGATTTTGATGGTTGTTTCTGGGGCTGGGAGATCGATGGCGAACCTTATACCATGGCAGAAGGAAGTGATAAATGGGATTGGTGGCGTGCCCGTATGATCGGTGGACGTACCAATCACTGGGGAAGAATTTCATTACGCTTTGGTCCTAAGGATTTCAAACGCAGAAGCATCGATGGGTTAGGTGATGACTGGCCGATCAGTTATGATGATGTAAAACCTTATTATGATAAGATCGATAAATTATTAGGGGTATTTGGTTCACTGGAAGGATTAGAGAATGATCCGGATGGTATCTTCCTTCCACCACCTAAGCCTCGTTTACATGAGTTGATGATCAAAAAAGCGGCAACAGGTATTGGTGTTCCTGTTATCCCATCACGCTTATCGATACTTACCAAACAGATCAATAAAGAACGAGGAGAATGTTTTTATTGCGCACAATGTGGAAGAAGCTGTAAAGCTGCTGCAGATTTTTCTTCTTCATCTGCATTGGTACAGCCAGCAGTAAGAACAGGTAATGTAGATGTGATCACACAAGCAATGGCGCGTGAAGTGATCACCAATAATGAAGGTATCGCAACCGGTATTTCTTATGTCGATAAAACAGACATGATGGAATACCAAGTGAGCGGTCGTGTTGTGATTCTTGCAGCAAGCGCTTGTGAAACAGCTCGTTTATTGCTCAATTCAAAATCTACCAGACACCCTAATGGGTTAGCCAATAGTAGTAATGTAGTGGGTAAATACCTGCATGATTCTACCGGTGCTGCATTAGGGGGTGTATTACCTGAACTCTTCGGACGTAAGCGTTACAATGAAGATGGGGTAGGTGGTATGCATGTATACACACCATGGTGGCTGGATAATAAAAAACTGGACTTCCCTCGTGGTTACCATATTGAATACTGGGGCGGTATGAGTCAACCTGCCTATGGCTTTGGCTTTGGCATGCAAGGCATGAATGGTAAGTATGCTGTTAATGGTGTGAAAAAAGAAGCAGGAGGATATGGAGCTTCATTGAAAGAAGATGTACGTTATTTCTATGGCGCAGGAGTGGGTATGGCCGGAAGAGGTGAAGCTGTTCCAAGAATTGATAACTATTGTGAGATCGATCCGAAGGTCGTAGATAAATATGGTATCCCTGTATTGCGTTTTCATACTACGCATTCCGATTACGAGATCAAGCAGGCCAAGCATATGAAGGAAACCTTTAAAGAGATCATGCATGAAATGGGTGCGATCATTACTTGGGGTGGCGATGATGATGCTTCCAATAATTATGGATTGGCCAATCCCGGTAACATCATTCATGAAGCTGGAACTGCTCGTATGGGGAATGACAAAAAGACCTCTGCATTGAATAAATGGAGTCAGGCACATGACTGTAAAACCTTGTTCTGTGTGGATGGAAGTCAGTTTACTTCACAGGCAGATAAGAATATCACCTGGACGATACTTGCATTGTCTATGCGTGCATCTGAGTATATCATTGATGAAATGAAAAAACAAAATCTGTAAATCGATCTGTCTTGTTTTGAACGAGACGGGAAAAACATATTCATATGGACAGAAGAAAATCCATTAAAGCGTTGGTAGTCGGTACGGTAGTAACCGGTGTATTGGTTGATGCCTGTAAGCCTACTGATAAAAGAGAGAACACTACTGCATCCGGAAATCTGGATGACAGAATGGAAGAAGAAAAAAAGTATCTCGCAAAACTGGAGAAAGAAGAAAAATTCTTTACAGAGCATGAAATGGCGACCATTACTATTTTGGTTGATATCATTGTTCCAAAAGATGATGTAAGTGGAAGTGCCACCGATGCAAAAGTTCCGGATTTTCTGGAATTCATTGTAAAGGATATGCCATCCCATCAAACACCGATGCGCGGAGGCTTGCGTTGGTTGGATATCCAATCATTCAAGCAGTTTGAGAAGTCTTTTGTAGACTGTACAGCTGCACAAAGGATACAACTGGTGGATCAGATCGCTTATCCTGAAAAGGCAAAGCCCGAAATGGCTCAAGGTGTATCATTCTTTAACCTGATGCGTGATCTGACACTGACTGGTTTTTATACGTCTGAGATCGGTGTAAAAGACCTGGATTATCGTGGCAATGTTCCGAACAAATGGAATGGCGTACCTGATGATGTCCTAAAACAATACAAGCTGGCATACTCTGAACGAGAATTGAAAGAGTGTGCGAGTTACAGCTAAAAAACAAACGCTGTGTGATCATCAAAATCACACAGCGTTTTTCTTTTGAAGCCATGGGTGTTCGCTTAACTTACCCCACTACCCGGATTAATGGGTTCCTCCGGATTGATGAAATGTAATTTTCCATTGGCATCTTCCGCCATTAATATCATTCCATTGCTTTCAATACCTCTCATTTTACGTGGAGCTAAGTTCACCACTACGGTTACTTGTTTTCCAACGATCTCTTCCGGCTTGAAATGCATAGCGATGCCAGATACAATGGTTCTTGTTTCAAAACCAAGATCTACCTGTAGTTTCAATAATTTATCTGCCTTCTCTACTTTTTCTGCAGAAAGGATCTTACCTACTTTGAGATCGATCTTTGCAAAATCATCAAATACGATCTCTGGTTTTACCGTGATTTTTTTTGCTTCACCACTCACTACTGATTGCTCACTCTCTTTCTTAACACTAGCTGCATTTAATTTTTCGATCTGTTCCATGATTTCGCTGTCTTCAATTTTTCTAAATAATAATTCCGGAGCTCTGAGGCTATAACCAACACTCAGCAACTTCAGGCTACCGGCATTTTCCCAGTCCAACATTTTTTCAACCACCTTCATCATATGACACATTTTCTTAGCCGTAAAAGGAAGGAAAGGGTTGCTGAGGATCGCCAGGTTAGCGGTTAACTGCAAACAAATATGCAAGCAATTGTCAATGCTTTTTTGAGCAGACGGATTTTCTGCGAGTGATTTCGCTACGATCCAAGGCTCTTTTTTCTGCATGTATTGGTTGCCAGTACGAGCCAGATTGATCACTTCAAATAATGCTTCACGGAAGCGGTACTCTTCCAATAAGGAAGTGACTTTTGTTGCACAATTCTTGATCTCCGCAATGGTCTGCTGATCTAATTCATCTGCAATATCCTGATGAAAGGCAGGAACTTTTCCATTGCATAGTTTATGCATCAATACAAAAGTGCGATTCACGAAATTGCCGAAAATGCTCACCAGTTCACTGTTGTTCGCATCCTGAAAGCCTTTCCACATGAATTCACTGTCTTTTGTTTCAGGAGCGATCTGAGTAAGATAGTAACGCAACACATCCGCCATTTGTGTCCCACCATTCTCTTTTTGGATAAAATCATTGATATAATCCTGCATATCCAATTTCCAGTTGCGACTCGTACTCATTTTGTCCCTTTCCAGGTTCATGAATTCATTGGATGGAACATTATCCGGTAAAATATTGCCATGCAGTTTCAGCATCACAGGGAAGATGATACAATGGAATACGATATTATCCTTGCCAATGAAATGCACCAGCTTGGTATCTTTATCTTCCCAATAAGGTTTCCAATCTTTTCCGGTATTGATCGCCCATTGTTTGGTAGCACTGATATAACCGATCGGTGCATCGAACCATACATACAACACTTTTCCTTCAGCATCTGCAACGGGTACTTTCACGCCCCAATCCAGGTCACGTGTTACGGCACGAGGCTGTAATCCGCCATCGATCCAGCTTTTACATTGTCCGAGTACATTGGAACGCCAGTCATTGGCATGTTCCTCCAATATCCACTTTCTCAAAAAATCTTCATGACGATTCAGCGGTAAATACCAATGCTTGGTAGATTTCTTAATCGGTGTTTTTCCACTCAGTGTGCTGACAGGGTTGATCAATTCATCAGGACTTAAACTTTTTCCGCAACGTTCACATTGATCGCCATAAGCACTATCGAAACTACAATTCGGGCAAGTACCCTTAATATATCGGTCTGCTAAAAATGTATTCGCAGCTTCATCATAATATTGTTCTGATTCCTTGATCTCAAGGTCGCCGTTATTATTCAGTTTGGTGAAGAATTCCTGTGCCGTTTCATGATGCAATGGATCACTGGTGCGATGGTACACATCAAAAGCAATACCTAAGTCTTTAAAATTTTGTTCCATCAAAGGATGGTACTTGTCAATGATGGCTCTTGCCGTTGTTCCTTCCTTAGTGGCCTGGATAGGAATGGCTGTTCCATGTTCATCACTTCCGCATACAAATACCACATCTCTTTTTTGTGCTTTGAGGTACCGCACATAGATATCAGCCGGCAAATAAGCGCCGGCTAAATGTCCGATATGTTTTTGCCCATTCGCATAGGGAAGGGCCGCTGTGATCAGGTATCTTTTAGGTTGCTCCATAAAATCCGCTCTTGGCTGTTTCCTGTTTATAAGTCTGCAAAAATACAGATTAGCCCCGTAAGCGGCGCTGAAAGTGCAAATACGCTAAATTGCCGAATGATCAAGACACCGCCGTACTTACGCAAAGGAGATATCATCGGTATTGTTTGCCCTTCCGGTTATATGCCCTCAGAAAAGGCCCAAACCTGCATCAAAGTGTTGCAGGAATGGGGTTATCAGGTTAAAGTAGGAAAGACCCTTGGTAATCAATTCCATTATTTTTCCGGGACAGATCAAGAGCGACTGGAAGACCTGCAGCAAATGCTGGATGATAAAAGTGTAAAGGCAATTCTTTGTGGCAGAGGTGGCTATGGTATGAGCAGGATCATCGACTTACTTGATTTCAGTCGCTTCAAAAAAAATCCTAAATGGATCATCGGATACAGTGATATCACATTGCTGCATGCTCATTTATATACACAGCTGAAAACTGCTTCATTACATTCCCCGATGGCTGCTGCGTTCAATGACGGAGAATATGAAAATGAGTTCATCCAATCTTTAAAAAAAATACTCAAAGGCAGTTCATACAAATACAGATCGGTTGCCCATCCTTTGAATCAAATAGGCACTGCCACTGGTGAGCTGGTAGGAGGTAATTTGTCTTTACTGGCACATATGACAGGAAGCAGATCAGCGTTTTCTTTCAAAAAGAAGATATTATTTATTGAAGATATTGGTGAGTATATCTACAATATTGATCGCATGATGATCCAACTGGAAAGAAATGGTGTTTTGAAAGATTTGTCGGGATTGATCATTGGTGGATTTACTGATATGAAAGACACTGTCATCCCATTTGGCGCCACTATCACAGAAGTGATCCATGAGCGTGTAAAAAAATACAAATACCCCATCTGTTTTGATTTCCCCGTAAGCCACACCCGCGAAAACTACCCGCTTAAAGTAGGAGTGAAGCATGAGTTGAAAGTGGGGAGAGGGGGAGCTGTATTAGTTGATAGACCATAGACCATGGACCATGGTCTATGGTCTATAGTCCAACAAACTATCCATCTTCTGCTTCATCTCAATAAAAGTATTCAAATCTCTGTGAGAGCCGTTTTCGATGGTGATGAATTCGTCGCTCGGTTTGAGAACTGATTTTAGTTTCACTGCATTCCTATAAGGGATCACCCCATCTTCTGTTCCGTGGAAAATGGTAACGGGTGCAGTGACTTTTTTCATGAACTCATTTGATGGGAACTGGTATTTCAGAATAGACTTTAAAGGATACATCCATAAGTATATGCCTACCAATGAACGCATACTGTTATAAGGTGTTTCCAATATCAGTCTTTTACAATCTCGTACAGATGCCAACTGGGTTGCAGCTCCTGTTCCCATTGATTTACCGTAGATGATGATTTGATCCGGACGATAAAATTGTCGGGCTCTTTTATATACTTGTAAAGCCTGATCATATATGGCCTGTTCTGTCAATTCACCTGTCGACTTTCCAAAACCGGGATAATCAGGCATCCATACAGCATAACCGTGTGAAGTGAATTGTTCTACAAAACGTCGGTAACGTCTTACATTACCCCTGTTTCCATGAAAGTATAGTACCACTCCCTTTCGAAGACTATCGGGAACCGTGAAGTGTACCATATGTGTCTCACTCTTTTCATCTACAGGTATCCAGACATCTTCACAAGGCTGTTCGAATTGATAAACACTATCTTTTGTAACTACTACAGGCTGGAATAGTATTTTCTTTTGGAAAGAATAAAAAGCGATCCCGATCAGGGCATACACGAGAAGTATGATCTTGAGCCAACGAGGGACTTTTTTCATCTTTGATTTTTTGACCTGTGAATTGATAAAGATCCATCAATATCAGCTGTCTAATTTCATAAAAAATCAGATCAGGCATTCAAAGATCAAAAAATCAAAGATCAAATCCTTCTTTTTTCGGAACTTACAACAAAACGGTACCCCTTGGGTCAACTACTGTTATATATTGCACTGGCGGTTGTCTTATTATCTGTACTCACCTACCTTGTACAGGAACGTTTGATATTCAAGCCCGAGAAATTAAAGCATGACTTCAGGTTTGAATATGATATTCCTTTTGAAGAATTGTTTTTCGACCCTGCTCCCGGAGTACGGATCAATGGGCTGCATTTTTACAGACCTGAACCCAAGGGCTTGATTCTTTATCTGCATGGCAATACGCGTAGTAT
Above is a genomic segment from Sediminibacterium sp. KACHI17 containing:
- a CDS encoding gluconate 2-dehydrogenase subunit 3 family protein, with translation MDRRKSIKALVVGTVVTGVLVDACKPTDKRENTTASGNLDDRMEEEKKYLAKLEKEEKFFTEHEMATITILVDIIVPKDDVSGSATDAKVPDFLEFIVKDMPSHQTPMRGGLRWLDIQSFKQFEKSFVDCTAAQRIQLVDQIAYPEKAKPEMAQGVSFFNLMRDLTLTGFYTSEIGVKDLDYRGNVPNKWNGVPDDVLKQYKLAYSERELKECASYS
- a CDS encoding DM13 domain-containing protein, translating into MKVFITLLSLSILVISCTKESEKLRAALQNNNTPITMSSPALKRGTFSPTAGIQVMGVAKIIQASGALQVQLDSFSVSSGPDLKVYLSQAATPGNHLNLGNLKSNSGTQSYNIPTGTNVSDYSFVLIHCQQYNHLFSYAKLQ
- a CDS encoding GMC family oxidoreductase, coding for MGDLQIKKQPKKYDAVIVGSGAGGGMAAYVLANAGLKVCLLEAGADYDPAKHSSQLKNPWESPRRGASTKFRPFGDFDGCFWGWEIDGEPYTMAEGSDKWDWWRARMIGGRTNHWGRISLRFGPKDFKRRSIDGLGDDWPISYDDVKPYYDKIDKLLGVFGSLEGLENDPDGIFLPPPKPRLHELMIKKAATGIGVPVIPSRLSILTKQINKERGECFYCAQCGRSCKAAADFSSSSALVQPAVRTGNVDVITQAMAREVITNNEGIATGISYVDKTDMMEYQVSGRVVILAASACETARLLLNSKSTRHPNGLANSSNVVGKYLHDSTGAALGGVLPELFGRKRYNEDGVGGMHVYTPWWLDNKKLDFPRGYHIEYWGGMSQPAYGFGFGMQGMNGKYAVNGVKKEAGGYGASLKEDVRYFYGAGVGMAGRGEAVPRIDNYCEIDPKVVDKYGIPVLRFHTTHSDYEIKQAKHMKETFKEIMHEMGAIITWGGDDDASNNYGLANPGNIIHEAGTARMGNDKKTSALNKWSQAHDCKTLFCVDGSQFTSQADKNITWTILALSMRASEYIIDEMKKQNL
- a CDS encoding vitamin B12-dependent ribonucleotide reductase, whose translation is MATTRSKKGLQFGRRFTQEGVSPYDQFEYDYRDSVIKNPNGEKVFEMNNVEVPKQWSQIATDILAQKYFRKAGVPQPDGSVGRETSVKQVAHRMAHCWRVWGERYGYFASEKDAQIFYDELVYSILNQACVPNSPQWFNTGLHEVYGITGKPQGHYYVDAKDGKLKKSTNAYERPQPHACFILSVSDDLVNEGGIMDLWTREARIFKYGSGVGTNFSQIRGSGEKLSGGGTSSGLMSFLKIGDRAAGAIKSGGTTRRAAKMVCLDLDHPEIMDFINWKVEEEKKVAALVAAGYDNSYEGEAYATVSGQNSNNSVRIPNSFFKALEEDGDWELKARTDGRTMKKIPAREVWDKIAYAAWRCADPGTQYDTTINEWHTCPKGGRINASNPCSEYMFLDNTACNLASINLRKFHDDDTNVFDVEGFEYTTRLWTTVLEISVLMAQFPSKEVAQLSYDYRTLGLGFANLGSMLMVSGIAYDSEEARGIAGAISAIMTGVAYKTSAEMASFLGAFDKYEENKEDMLRVMRNHRAAAYDAEDAYVGLEIKPQGIKAKYCPDYLLKAATKAWDDAVQLGEQYGYRNAQTTVIAPTGTIGLVMDCDTTGVEPDFALVKFKKLSGGGYFKIINQSVPQALKNLGYNESEATAIEKYAVGAASFEGAPFINNETLAAKGFTADEIAKLNGAAKSAFEIGFIFNRFTLGDECMQRLGFKEEQYADWSFNLLEALGFTEDQIDAANDYVCGTMTIEGAPYLKDEHLPVFDCANKCGKKGERYIHAYGHIRMMGACQPFLSGAISKTINLPHEASVEEIADCYMLSWKLGLKANALYRDGSKLSQPLSNKSDKKKKEEDTSSDKVQAANEETPAIETGSNIVDLSQLTVDELLEEVQKRMNASTDTKLKRQLSTIVEKKSLPAKRRGFTQKAKIGGQVIFLRTGEYADGTLGEIFIDLAKEGSTLRSFMNCFAIAVSVGLQYGVPLEEFVEKFVFTKFEPSGMVDHPNIKTTTSLVDFVFRALAYEYLGRTDLVHVLDRPTIGNTGEDDGDATLLGKPELSSVRVTAPSANTTPAAQPQKLQRATASVKAENSGMDAVNAAAKNMQSDAPACNTCGHITIRSGTCYKCLNCGNSMGCS
- the metG gene encoding methionine--tRNA ligase; this encodes MEQPKRYLITAALPYANGQKHIGHLAGAYLPADIYVRYLKAQKRDVVFVCGSDEHGTAIPIQATKEGTTARAIIDKYHPLMEQNFKDLGIAFDVYHRTSDPLHHETAQEFFTKLNNNGDLEIKESEQYYDEAANTFLADRYIKGTCPNCSFDSAYGDQCERCGKSLSPDELINPVSTLSGKTPIKKSTKHWYLPLNRHEDFLRKWILEEHANDWRSNVLGQCKSWIDGGLQPRAVTRDLDWGVKVPVADAEGKVLYVWFDAPIGYISATKQWAINTGKDWKPYWEDKDTKLVHFIGKDNIVFHCIIFPVMLKLHGNILPDNVPSNEFMNLERDKMSTSRNWKLDMQDYINDFIQKENGGTQMADVLRYYLTQIAPETKDSEFMWKGFQDANNSELVSIFGNFVNRTFVLMHKLCNGKVPAFHQDIADELDQQTIAEIKNCATKVTSLLEEYRFREALFEVINLARTGNQYMQKKEPWIVAKSLAENPSAQKSIDNCLHICLQLTANLAILSNPFLPFTAKKMCHMMKVVEKMLDWENAGSLKLLSVGYSLRAPELLFRKIEDSEIMEQIEKLNAASVKKESEQSVVSGEAKKITVKPEIVFDDFAKIDLKVGKILSAEKVEKADKLLKLQVDLGFETRTIVSGIAMHFKPEEIVGKQVTVVVNLAPRKMRGIESNGMILMAEDANGKLHFINPEEPINPGSGVS
- a CDS encoding gamma-glutamylcyclotransferase family protein: MHFLFSYGTLQKPKVQLESFGRLLEGHPDTLMGYRIQQLEITDEAVLATSEQLFHPIAVPANHSADSIDGMVFEITQAELERADAYEVDAYERVLVTLLSGKNAWVYIQRS